DNA sequence from the Carassius gibelio isolate Cgi1373 ecotype wild population from Czech Republic chromosome A14, carGib1.2-hapl.c, whole genome shotgun sequence genome:
gcgCGTGAGCAGGCGGGATCTAGAGACAACGGCCAAGCGATACAAACACACAGTGACAGAACAATGTAAGAGGACTGCAGATAATAATAGGGAAAGCAAAGCCAAAACTTTGATATTTAGGGCATTTTAAAAAtccatgtccaaaaaaaaaaaaagctcataataaagtataaatgctgttttataacaaagttcgggaggaacagtcgcagttcattaacctgattaacacaagtggagaccaatcagtaatcaactcatgacaaggcataaataacagcagaacctacctctgttcattgacagttttcagaatccctcctcacttatagatccatctactcttaccacaaccgggggggggggggtactctgggttcgggcctcatcccgagctcggagccctccacccggacagcacgccaaatacgcgtaaacttactgtattaaatatacgtagatgtgaatgTCTTAGtaaagttaataaaatatttattggtGTTCTTTGATCAATGTCACTATTTAGTGGACATAGAGGTGAACTTTGGTTTAGATGTTTCCATTGTGTGATGCAACTTTTAACTAGCAATTTCAAACAAATAttcttctaaaatatttttttttattagtagaatactgattgaaaatattaattattgtttaaGTAGCAAAATTGTGTTTCCTGATGACATTGCCTAACAGAAAGTGGCATCACTGTGGGAAAACTACAGTGTAAATATATGTGCAATTGAATGAATTTAGCAACATCACCTGAAATTGacaacttttattaaaaacaattgacTTCCAGTCACTATTTCAAATTGTTAAAAACAGGTTTTATGTTGGGTTCTGTTGGGTCAGTGTGTTTACACTGGGCAGTGTTACAGTGTGTACATGGAAGATCCATTCATTTTTACACATGAACGTGTTCAGTGCAATATTTGACACGATAAACGTCATTTAAACACTACCAAAAACGATAACTTGTGATCATATATTAAGGTCCACACCAACACacaacattctgtttattataagcacacaTTTAAGTCcactgccactttaaatgcttgaTCTCTCTAAAGTTGAGTGGATTCcgattggctgtcagtgtttttttttttatcatacattAACCAttgataaagtaaaaaaagtgATTCCATATGCTTGGAAGATTATAAAACCACCGTTCCTCCGTGTGGTAATCATTATAACTCTGGTGTAGCTATCCTCAATTAGAATGATTAACAAAACCTTACTGCTTTGAACGGCTTCTAAAAGTTCCGTTTACGAACATTCTAAATCCAACTGCATTCAGATTCAAACTTTAGAATGTTAAGAGTCGTGGAAttaccagtggtggacagtaacggagtagctttacttcgttactgtacttaagtacatttttcaagtatctgtactttactggagtagttttattttgagtaacttttacttttacttcactacattccaaagcataagatcgtacttttaacttcactacatttcataaaacatatcgttactccctataatatcatgtgctccgacacgcagaagcggtgtctgattcatcatgaacgaactgagtcttttcaaaataaactttaatcggatcgcgaatcgcaccaaacgattcgtttacgaattagaatgatccgattgcagctgttctggggtcgaccactcactgattcaaatgaaccgtttagtgcgagtcaccagaagtaagaaccgggagatcttgtgagcgcgcgtgcgtctgatgttgctaagttattaatgtcgaaatttaggattcattattgtaactgaaaatcatatttaggtcaaaattgtcagttgtttgggaactaaatccgctgtaaagggtgatctgtttaagcccactgaaatgctgacATGCAGACACATTAATCAgcatctctgtgttttaggttaaaaaataaaataaaataaccttaaactaacacagattaaataaaataactcgtgcatgtccaaattccccgctaccgtaatattaacagttttattaaaatgctaccatgacatctgtttttatattgtgtattaacagtaacgttatacatatgtatattgtttggattaactagacaacgttagacagacatgtttattcataacagtactgaaaataagtaaatattgtagctgatgctaaatgtctagctaacaagcttgctggtgctaacttgaggtaatttttataaataatgtccaaatatttttattcaaccaacctatatatatatatatgtagctatACAGtttacatctagggacaaaagaaaggatgtgatgttcagaacatggtaactagtaattatcaaagaggggaagagatgcaccccatttggccaggggtgtttttacaccacagacaaggtttgagaaggaaaaaaatcattatgaaaatataattatattttccttaaaatgttcttcctaacttcaggcattattatcatgtcatatataactgtgatgttctgtaaaaccacaaactttaaaacactttcacagatcacagattccaaaataatatttggtagcacaactattaatagttctaataataaatcatcatattttcatgatttctaaagatcatgtgacactgaagactggaggaatgatgctgaaaatacagcgcacatcacagaaatagattatattttaaaggatattaaaatagaaaccattattttatatattttattttgataatttagaattattactgaaatacaacatttttttgtttcaaacagttcaatgaacaataataaatgaagtacctggagctgacaatgaagtaaatgtataataattagcaaagatgattaatttagcgcgtgtgaggggcggagacgcgccgcggagcgtcagacgcgcgtgaggaccaaacacagcagaacggtaggaaacttcactcctcttattatttctcttttactatagcgatttatttttagatacgtgatctgagtctttcatagagttattagagttattagagaaattgagttattttttatttatttttttacattctttggtcgaagttttcagatcggtaattcggagcctgttcgcgactctgttgattcagatcggcacttcggagcctgttcgcgactcggttgattcagatcggcacttcggagcatgttcgcgactcggttgattcagatcggcacttcggagcctgttcgcgactcggttgattcagatcggcacttcggagcctgttcgcgactcggttgattcagatcggcacttcggagcctgttcgcgactcggttgattcagatcggcacttcggagcctgttcgcgactcggttgattcagatcggcacttcggagcctgttcgcgactcggttgattcagatcggcacttcggagcctgttcgcgactcggttgattcagatcggcacttcggagcctgttcgcgactcggttgattcagatcggcacttcggagcctgttcgcgactcggttgattcagatcgggacttcggagaatggtcgcgactcggttgattcagatcggcacttcggagcctgttcgcgactcggttgattcagatcgggacttcggagcatgtttgagatttttttaaattcagacatcgaagcaggaagtgtttgtcaaacagttaattggtgataaatgaatatttggacttgagacttttttttacttgtcgattcagcatgtacatggacccacacacaaaggtggacacactctagacttaatcatcagtagagctctaaaattttcatccattgttattaaggacgttaatAAAGAacgttattcaaccacctatatatatatatatatatatatatatatatatatagatagatatagatatagatatagatatatagattacatctggggagaaaaaaaaggatgtgatgttcagaacatggtaactacagtaattatcaaagaggggaagagatgcaccccgtttggtcaggggtgtttttacaccccagacaaggtttgagaaggaaaaaatcattatgaaaatataattatattttccttaaaatcttcaggccttattatcttgtcatatataactgtggtgttctgtaaaacaacaaactttaaaacactttgttattactggtgaagatcagatggtcatctctgttttctctcaggtacatcacagtgtaagcttcacagtgaattactctcatcagcgtagtccatatcaacaacaaaaatatatcttgactccatatagtggttattttggaaaaaatcccaggtattttgagcagtaggattataaaaaaaataaaacaaatgtgctaatataaaattaaattagcctatataaaattgcaaacatctatctttcagtacttttttacttaagtacataaaaaatttagtacttttgtactttcacttgagtaaaattgaaaaaggagtacttttacttttactggagtaatattttattattcgtatctgtacttttactcaagtacttgatttgtgtacttcgtccaccactgggaATTACAAACGTGACATCATTCTCAAGGTtacatttgttgtttgtttagccAAAAACAATGCGATCCGTGCCTCATTTTACCATTTTATCTGAAAGGGTTCCTCATGTGGAGCTTTTAATACGTATCTAGACTATAAGCATTTAGTCCATGAGACTCGCAGGGAATTGAGGCGGTTTAATGTTGAGGTTGACCGTGGGATCCTGCATAATGGATGAGAAACATCCAAACAATGACCCTAGACAAGAAAACACAAAGAACTATTATTATGCTTTCTCTAACACAGATACGAACAGCCTACAGACAGATAATGCAGAGCCCACAAAATCAAGAACTCACAACTCATTTGACACCATTTACATgaactttaatgaaatattacaaGTAATCAAATAATTTTGTCAGCTTAAGTGCTCAAATCTGGCTCAGGATAGCTTCACATTCAACAGTGAAGTGCTCTGAACCCAAAGGATATACTTTCTGAACGACCTTCACCTCGCTGGAGCTCTAACGGAGAGGCAAGGGCACTGGTATCATTCCAGATCACTGCACATCACTCAAAAGGCTCTGAATGCAGTTCTGCTATGCTCGAATGCCCATGAAATCACGCATGAATCACTGCCTGACTGTGACAGAAGCCTCATTATAGTTCCAGGCTGTTTCTAACATTGATAAATTCCTAGGTTTCTTCTTCTTACGCATTAGATCAGTAAAGTGGTTGTATGCATAAAGTTCGACCTTGgcttattcaaaaataaaagaacCGAGCTAGAGTTTATCTCTTCAGTATTACACAGACATCAAATCAAGCATGAAATGAGCTCAAGGACGACACAGAGGCCTCTCTCTCCATTCATGCAGTGCCAGGAGTTTCTCTAGCCATTATTCACAGCACAGCAATCAGATAAGAACGATGACAGAGTCACTGTCTGAGGCCAATCAGAAAATGCTCACACAAGTCACATGGTGGCATTATTTTGTAACACAATGATGCATACTGTCCACCAAATTTGCATTACAaagaaaccatgtttttttttctttttcttcttctttcttattTTCAACATAAATTAAGGGCAGTACAAGTACTTCACAATTACTCACCTAATCCGAGTTTGTTTTGagaatcagatttggagaaatgtagcattgcatcagtgtctcatcaatggatgcgctgcagtgaatgggtgccgtcagaatgagagtccaaacagctgataaaaatatcgcaataatccacagcactcccgTCCATCAGCTAACATCTTGTGAAGACAAAGGCtgtgttgcttctggctaaaatacaagtcctcgaTCCATAATATTACTTTTGCCAGTGGATGTTTTgtctgaatcaggggagaaataAGCAGAAGTCGAGCACTTTTTATAAGCCAAAACAGTTCAAACAAATATGTTGTTGGTTTTTGATGCGAGAGAACAACAGGAAAtgtactttttcactggaggaagcattgttATAAATTATGAACTTTATGGaagttacaattaaaatatattaacggatttgtttcttacaaacacgcagcttttggcttcacgtGATATGacggactggagtgctgtggattactgtgatgtttttatcagctgtttggactctcaatctgacggcacccattcactgcagagcatccattgatgagacactgatacaatgcttcatttctccaaatctgatgagtctgagcacatttattaaaaccattattaaaatggttttcaatttgacaaaattaattaaaagtaggcTAATTAGTTTGTTCGTTTTGCATTTACAGCATGAgaatttaaggaaaaaaaaattctcaaatatTATTCTTTCCTAACACTTAAATCAATTTTATTTCTGGACATGTTCTGCAGCCTTTCGGCtgtgttaaatgcattttcttgttACTTATTAACTTAATTAACAGTAAAATAATCAGTAGATGCAAGGCTGTTACTGTACAATCACAGATTAAATTAATAACACATAATATTAAACCAGTAATACAAGTCAGCTGGGATATTCTACTGTAACAGTTTGCGATGAAGTGCGACGTTCATTCTGGGGTCTTCGTGATCGTCTCTGATGAAGTGGAAGCTCGGTCGACGTCTGTATTTCTTTTTATGTCCAGCGATGTGGGGATGGAATAGTTTACTCAAGGTGTTGGATCCTTTAGGGAGGTCTGAGGGGTTCGGAGCATCCTTCAGCAGACTGTGAGGGTCTCCGAGCATCTTTCTGATGTCAGTGGACACGTCTGGACTTAGATAACGGTAGGCTTTTTTCCCACTGTTATCCCGTATGTTAGTGTTGGCACCATATTCACACACCAGCAGTGATAACACACGCTCACGGCTGTGAATGGCAGCTATGTGCAGCGCTGTGTATCCGTCATAAGACTTGGCATTCACATCGACCCCTGCGCCTCTCTGTCTGGAAACATCGATGACTTTACACACCATTTCACAGTTTCCGCTTTTAGCAGCCCAGTGCAGGATTGTGAATCCAGACATGAAGCTTGGCTTGTCCGCCAGCCGAGGCTCTTGCAGCAGGAGGCTGTAGATCTGATGCCAGCTTCCCGTCGCTGCTTTCACGAGCCACTCATGCTCCATCGATCCCAAAGGCACTCCATCTGAGACTTTAGCAGGTTTGCCGAGTTTGTGACACCATTTCACCTGTGCAAAACTCGTTTTGACTTTCATAGTTCTCTCTGTAGCCGCTGGAAGAGGTTCAGCATCGCCTGCTACTGTTTTTAGGCATCTTATTGCATTTTCCTCATATGCTGGAGATTTTATGGCTACGAGAGCAAAAACAGCCCCTGATTTGCCTCTTCTGGCATCGCTTGTCATGCTCAGCACTCTTGCTGTCAAAGACTCGGTTGCATTGCAGTCGGATGGTCTTCCAGGAGGAACAGATTCAGCACTTTTAATGCTATTACACACAGTTTGCGGGGAGCAATGACAGTGGTTGTTATTAATAACATCCACATTCTGTGTTTGGATGGGTTTCCGACTGCAGGGCGATTCGGTGGAGCTGGTGTTTTCTCCCTGGTACTTTTTCTTCACGGCCACGTACTTCACATCATCGACCTGTTTGACCACTGCGACGCTGTTGACCAGGCGTTTGAACAGGTCTCGGTTCAGTTTCTTCTCCGCGGGGTCGGCGGAGTTTAGAAGTCCTTTGAAGTTGCTCACGAGCTCCGAGTTCTTCACTTTCCCGCCACGCTCCAGTAAAAACGCCAGGATCAGATCCTGAGTCAAAGCCATTACTCTGCCGCTTtaggtgttttttctttaattgttgCGTGAGATGTTTCGACAACAACCTGCTGTTTCCGGTTATCCTCTGAGATCCGCGTGCCTCCCTCTTTATCCAAGACGAGCACGTGAACGCGCGGCGAATAAAGGATGCGGCTGCGCGTGCACGGCGGAGGGTAGCGGAGTGCACGCGCGGCGCATTTTTCTCAAAGATAGAAAAGTTTTGTAAGCGTGCATCTCGTCCGCAACTCTTCGTGATTTATTGACCAATAAACAAACGTGTCTAATAACAAATtaactcaataaataaataaaaatcacttcgTGCTCGTTTGCATGCTATCTAATTCATTGTTTGGTTCTTTATAGCTTTGGTACTAATTTCAAAATAGTATATTCTCCAATCTCCAAACGTTCAGTGGCGTCTTAATTTTGTCTCCATGTTTAGTGCTCATTTGGTGTAAAATAAAATTCGAAACttacatattaaaatgaattatgttTATTTCTAAAGACGAGCaaacataatcttttttttttttggcattacaCTATAAGTGGAAAAAGTGGATAAaacattgagtgtgtgtgtgtgtaggcctatatatatatatatatatatatatatatatatatatatatatatatatatatatatatatatactgtgtataatatatataatatattatatcataatatatcatatcatatttatcaatatatgaatatttatttattatattactgcAATATTATTATTGAATCACTCTGTAGCCTACTATTCTTTACGTACAATAAAACCAAAGAAGTGTCTTATAAAATGTTACATCGATGCTTTCCTACAAAGTgttttctacaaaagcaacattaaacatattgagttttttttttctttttctttttttttctgtggtataATTCCTGATATCTCTTTGTAGCATGAAAATATTATTCTAGGATATACACATGAGAGTGAACAGTCAGAAGTTGTGTTATTTATTCAACATTATTTTGTTCCTtgctaaatattttatacataaatgcacattttgtaAGCAAAAGCCTTTCTTTAGTATATATCGTGAAGATTTAAATCTCTGTATGTGTATCATTTCTCACTCTTTTAATAAGAAAGCTTTAAAAActaaattcattcaaaatgtagGCTACATTATTATCTTGCTCCCTGAATATGATACACTGTCAATCTGTtacatgttataaaaaaaaaaagatttcatacTAACGATATTGTTTTTAGATAGCAATTAGCAATACTATGTAGTTTATAGTAACATTTATGTAAGTACTGTTTATATACaattgttacataattacaatCTCCCACCTAAGATGAAACGTCATGTGGAGCATGTTGCATTGTGGGAAACTGTATCCCATACATCAGATTTCAGCAAATGTAGCAGGTAATCTGGGTTttccatgcatacagaaaattATCATATAGCATACTATtcactgtatacacactgcataCTGCAATCTAGTTTGTTAGTATGCCATTCGAAACAGCTTCTGTACTGATTTCAGTGTACTTGAGTTATATTTAGCAGATTCTGGCAAAATAGTAGGTCATCCGGGTATTCCATGCATACTAAGCACATACTGTAGTATGGCACAGCAAGTGACAACCGCGAAACCGGAAACTGAAACTAGTTTTTTCATTGGTCGCTGAACTGAGAAGACTTGATTTAATGTTTCGTGGTGCTAACTAACTTAGTCTAGAAATCAGATTTCGCGTGCAACAATAGCAGAAATCGCAATTCTCGTTCGGATCGGATGCGTTGAACACCAGTCTATTTAAAGGTAAGATCTCTATGATGAGGCGTTGTTAACTCCTTAACTTCTCTTATCAGATTATTATGTGCGATTGCATCAGGTTATGTCTGATCAAACATCACATCAGAGAACTGTCAGTCGCATTTTCAGCATGCTTGCTTTGACTGTTGAATGAGTTGATGTATTTTGGTAGTGTTATATTGGGGTTAAAATTCTGGAATAAAAACTAGGCCCAGGAAAAATCTAGTCCATCCGGGACACGAGTTCCTCGTGAATGTCTTGCAGAAAACATAAAGCTTTCTGAATTCACGGCAAATGCAACACACttaataatgcatttctgtcacataGAAATGCACTTGACAGTAACGCATTGATTTTGAGCTAGAATGCAGAAAATGCACTGCtattaaattctgtcataatttcctcATATCCTTCTAAATCTGGAATTTCTTTttgctgtggaacacaaaagaagatattttgttgcATGTTGCCAAACCACTTTGGTTACCCTTGATTCGTGTGGACAAACAGTTCTCAAATTGTCTTCttttttcatgttccacagaagaaagaaattcaaacaggtttggaatgacgtcaCGCGCAGTAAATAATGacgattttcattttttggttgaactatccctttaagaactttaacatttgtaaattatataaagCACTGACATTTATCGTTAACCAGGCTTTAattgaataaacattttactttacattttactAAACATTTAAAGAGAAAGACGATGCAACGTATCATTTGGCATAATGAAATAAACTATGGAatttgtagtaataataatagtaatagtaaaccTAAACATGTAGAAAGGGATtatcttgattttgtttttaactgGTAAAGTTATCTACTAATATGTTGTATCATGACCTATTAATGTTGCAATGATATTTAAtcgtaatttttgttttataggtATATCAGTGTGAAATCAAAATCTTTCCAAACACCTCCTGGAGACATAAATGGCCGGCGACGTTCACACTTGGGGAGTTTTAGAAGGTATCTACTGTCTGAGTTTAGTTTCTAAAGAGATTCAAAAATGAATGCACCATTTATAGATTTGTGATGATGGCCCAAATGATCATATCAACACATTAACTTGTGTTTATGTTTCATAGCTTGTAAAAGTGCAGCATTTTTCATACTTCAGTTGTGCTTCACATGTACTGATCAGATTAGCTTTAGTGCATTGTAAGCTAATATAGCTGGTTTTATTTTACAGCAGATCAATGGGTGAGGCAGAGGGTCCAATCGATGGATACAAGTCTATATTTTAGGAAAGTTGATCAGCCTTGGAGGCTGCGTGTTTTCTCTGTGCCTGCAAACACTGTGCGTGTGAAATACGGCAGACAGAGGAGGATAGTCACAGATGAGTTTGATATTCTGCTTGAAAAAGGGGTAAGATGAACTGAGAGAGGAAATcgtttttatacttttattcaacaaattcAGTCATTTGTGGAGTGTCATGAGAATTCATCTCCTTGTCTCCAAACATCTGCCTTCAGATGAAGAGGATGTGTAACGATAGACCAGCATCACAGTCACGGATACAGCGCTTCATCTGGAGCCATCAAGAGTCTGACGCAGACGCAGACGCAGAGAGGAGACACTAAAGGCAAACTAAAGCTTCCCCCAACACTGCAAATTATGCACCTTCTTCAGTCTCTGTCTGATTTCAAGATGTTTACAAGAAAATTGCATATACGTTAGATAAATGACTCAAGCTCTAGACACTTAAAGGTGCTGTCATTTATTGACTGTCATAAAGCTTAAAAGTACCATGGTATGTGTGCGGATATTTAGGACACATGCTAAGCTCACATGATTGTTGTTTTTGTCTTCTCAAGAAACAACACTACAGCCAGTTATTCTGCTTCGAAATGCGTGGTCAGTgacagaatgtctgtttttgattTGGTCTGTGTGACTCCGCCCACTGCCAATTCACCCAATAGGAATTTATTCTAAGAATAGTgttataaaaatgtcatttttctgtaccttttaatatgaataaaaacgtATTAATCTGAATGTTTGATAAATGTACAGTCCATATCTGTAGCACAACTCTCCGTTCCTGTCATTGTCTCTGTTTCACAGAtagatatataataaaaaagagcTGTTTACTTCTGCACACTCTGTTTACTTGTTCTATCTAGTGCACTAGAAACAGCTAGGCTTACTCATCATGAATCATACAAAAGTTCATATTGACACCATAAGAGTACACATAGGATGAATATAGAGATGCAGTTTTACAGCTTTAGGATTAGTTTCCAACTTTATGAGTAAAGAAAAGATGCATCTCTAGCCTATAAAGACAGTACACccttttttttgcatgcaaaattTTACTGAAATGCTGCTAATGTGACCGCACTTTCAGAAATACAAAATTAACAGAATGCTAATATGATAACTTTTTAAACAATGTAGGCAAgtgcatattttttatgtataaatcactgaaaaaagtaattcatGAATGCATGTTGGCTTATTGAAAACTAGCCGTTTATTAAAAGAATATAATGCTAAACTACAATAAGAATACTTATTAAAACAATCACAATTTTAGGATGTTTACATTGTCTTTCTAATCTGAACACGTTTGGCAAAAACAAGCAACAACTAATCATTACTTACTAACGAGTGCACTTGTTTCGTTTGATGACTGCATCGTTGAACTGACCTTAAATAATACGGTTACAAAACAACTTCtggatgatttaaaaatatatatatatattggaaaataaatgctttgaatGTATTAATCAGTAACCTGATTCAGGTCATGCTGTGACGTGTGGAAAATGCATGCATCTGTTCAGTGCATTAATGCACAAGCGGCTGCGCCCAGTCAAACTCTGTTCACACAATCCACTGGGCTTCCAAATAAagtcaagattaaaaaaataaaacatttaaaagcaaagtTGACAAGGTAATGCACATTTAAGTGTAGCAAAGGCAGCTCAACGATATAATTGATATgcaatgaatatgaatataacaTCTTAAAGAGGCTTATAATGGTTTAGCGTTAATGAACGCTGTTTTCTTTGGAATGCACTCGAAGAATATAAAAACATTCCTTCACTTTTAAAAGAAATCCTCACATTCCTTCAGTGTCTTATAAATAAAAGACGGAATGAATATTCACTTAAATCATTATCATAAAGCACAATCACTTTTAAACTGCTGTTTTCGCACAAATAAAACTGATTTGAAGTTGTTTTGTAAGTGGATTGTCattttcttaaagtgacagtgcaccgattttttttttaaattctgccaTATATTCCATATCAAATTGTGTTACATCTGTAATAGTTTCTGCTGAACTCAGTAAAATAAATCTTGAATAATGCTGGAAGCCAAACAGTTTCCGGTCCCTATCGACATTCTGCAaactattgttttttatttacattttttttgtaatttttgggtgtactatccctttaaattggcCAGCGGGAATACTGGTAATGTAAACGGAGAGGATCTGAAAGCGGTGTGAGCTGATCCGTGCAGCATCACCGTGACAAACCTGTAATAAGGCCACTGAATTTGGGGTTTTGACACGGATGTCCCTCGTCTAAAGGCAGTGAGGTAACGTGAGAGCCACTCAGATGAACTCCTCGTCGCAGGAAGCGTCTCCCATCAGCAGAGAGTGTTTGTCAGGTTCACTGAGAGCCATGCCGTTCATCGAGTGCTTGTCGGAGCGCAGCGAGCTGATGGAGACCCGGCTGTAGTTGACGAAGCGGTCGAGCAGACCGAGTTTGGGCGATGACTGGCGCAGCTGTCCCATCCCGATGTGAACGCTGACTTCAGACAGGCTTCGGTGTTTCCTGACCTCTCCCAGACGTCTCTGCAGTGTCTCAGCGCTGGGTTTAGTGTAGCTGCAGAAACAGGAGAGACGGACTAATGATCCGAGCATCTTTCAACAACAAACCCCATTATACTAAAGCATGCAAAAACTCAAACTGAGAGGTGTACCATTTGAGTAGAAGAGAGGAGAGCACTACAGAGACGGAGGACGCAGCCATCGCAGCAGAGCCCATCCACGGCTGAAGCACCAAACCCAACGGCATA
Encoded proteins:
- the sowahab gene encoding ankyrin repeat domain-containing protein SOWAHA codes for the protein MALTQDLILAFLLERGGKVKNSELVSNFKGLLNSADPAEKKLNRDLFKRLVNSVAVVKQVDDVKYVAVKKKYQGENTSSTESPCSRKPIQTQNVDVINNNHCHCSPQTVCNSIKSAESVPPGRPSDCNATESLTARVLSMTSDARRGKSGAVFALVAIKSPAYEENAIRCLKTVAGDAEPLPAATERTMKVKTSFAQVKWCHKLGKPAKVSDGVPLGSMEHEWLVKAATGSWHQIYSLLLQEPRLADKPSFMSGFTILHWAAKSGNCEMVCKVIDVSRQRGAGVDVNAKSYDGYTALHIAAIHSRERVLSLLVCEYGANTNIRDNSGKKAYRYLSPDVSTDIRKMLGDPHSLLKDAPNPSDLPKGSNTLSKLFHPHIAGHKKKYRRRPSFHFIRDDHEDPRMNVALHRKLLQ